The sequence AGGAGAAAAGAGAGTAAGGCGCACTTCTTGTTGTCCCTTCCCCCCTTGAGGGGGAAGGTGAGGATGGGGGGTGCTGAACGGATACAAGTAAAGTTCGACCGCGGCTTGCGAAATACGGGGGTCATGATAGGAAGCTCACGTGGGTCATTTCGAACATACGGTCTATTACTTCCGGCGGGCGGCAAAGATCATGGATCTCTCTGAGCGGATCCAGAAGCTACTCGTCACTCCCCGGAGAGAGGTGCGGGTGGAGATCCCCATCGAGATGGACAACGGAGAACTGGGACACTTTATCGGATTCCGAATCCAGCATAACAGCGACCGAGGACCGATGAAGGGCGGTCTCCGGTATCATTTCCAGGTCGACGACGATGAAGTGAGGTCCCTCGCCAGCCTCATGACGTGGAAGACCGCCGTGGTCGATCTCCCATTCGGGGGCGCGAAAGGGGGAATCGCCTGTGACCCTTCCAAGCTTTCCTCACACGAACTCGAAAGTCTTACGCGCGGCTTGATTGATCGCATTCACGAGTTGATCGGCCCCACGATAGACGTTCCCGCACCGGATGTCGGCACGAACGCGCAGGTGATGGCCTGGATCATGGATCAATACTCCCGGTACGCCGGGTTTCATCCCGCGGTCGTGACGGGAAAGCCCGTGGACCTCTACGGCTCCGCCGGCCGGGAAGAGGCGACGGGGCGCGGCATCCTTTTCGTTTGCGATGAACTGCTGAGCGAGGCGGGGCGACGGATCCAGGATTGTACGTTCCTGGTCCAGGGATTCGGCAACGTGGGAGCGAACACGGCCAAACTCATCCACCGCATGGAGGGCAAGATCGTGGCGGTGGGCGACGTGAATGGGGGCATCCACAACTCAGCGGGGCTCGATATCCCGACCCTGATCGAGCACGTCCGAAAGGTTCATTCCA comes from Nitrospirota bacterium and encodes:
- a CDS encoding glutamate dehydrogenase; the protein is MGHFEHTVYYFRRAAKIMDLSERIQKLLVTPRREVRVEIPIEMDNGELGHFIGFRIQHNSDRGPMKGGLRYHFQVDDDEVRSLASLMTWKTAVVDLPFGGAKGGIACDPSKLSSHELESLTRGLIDRIHELIGPTIDVPAPDVGTNAQVMAWIMDQYSRYAGFHPAVVTGKPVDLYGSAGREEATGRGILFVCDELLSEAGRRIQDCTFLVQGFGNVGANTAKLIHRMEGKIVAVGDVNGGIHNSAGLDIPTLIEHVRKVHSIHGFEGGRAVSNDELLRLPCDVLIPAALGGVITPDVARDVQCKFIVEGANGPTTPEADEILDRRGIVVCPDILANAGGVTVSYFEWVQNIQQFRWGEVQVNTELEKVMRKSYKSVSRLAREKKLALRTAAFIIGIGRVGRARVQRGL